A region from the Bacillota bacterium genome encodes:
- the purM gene encoding phosphoribosylformylglycinamidine cyclo-ligase: MESSQYREAGVDLERKGDLVRRLESLARSTGRPGVLEGVGGFAGLLALREAAPGARDPVLVAGADGVGTKLKLTASLGRHRVAGIDCVAMCVNDVLSAGGEPLFLLDYLAMPRLDEAVAAAIVEGIAEGCREAGCVLLGGETAEMPGFYAEGEYELAGFCVGVAERARLGTAGSPSGQARPGDVLVGLASSGLHSNGFSLVRRVLAASGADLAAPVPWEQAPARSLGEALTEPTRIYVKPVRALASAVDVHALAHITGGGMPDNLARVLPPGTRAVVHRGRWPEPPVFGWVQGTGGIGTEEMFRVFNMGIGMVAAVRAADAEAAVAILQAAGQAAWIIGTVEEVGAVEARLAAMPSPFGSAAPERGVPARRLRFGPSAKRPSPGGWVEIVEG; encoded by the coding sequence GTGGAAAGCTCGCAGTACCGTGAGGCGGGGGTTGACCTGGAGAGGAAAGGCGACCTCGTCCGCCGCCTGGAGAGCCTGGCCCGTTCCACCGGCCGCCCCGGGGTGCTGGAAGGGGTCGGCGGCTTTGCGGGGCTGCTGGCGCTGCGGGAAGCGGCGCCCGGCGCGCGGGACCCGGTGCTCGTGGCGGGCGCCGATGGCGTCGGTACCAAGCTGAAGCTCACGGCATCCCTCGGCCGGCACAGGGTGGCCGGCATCGACTGCGTGGCCATGTGCGTGAACGACGTGCTCTCGGCCGGCGGCGAGCCGCTTTTTTTGCTGGACTACCTGGCGATGCCGCGGCTTGACGAGGCGGTGGCCGCCGCCATCGTGGAGGGCATAGCGGAGGGCTGCCGGGAGGCCGGCTGCGTCCTGCTCGGTGGAGAGACCGCCGAGATGCCGGGGTTTTACGCAGAAGGCGAATACGAGCTGGCGGGCTTCTGCGTCGGGGTGGCCGAACGCGCCCGGCTCGGGACGGCAGGCTCGCCCTCGGGGCAGGCTCGGCCGGGAGACGTGCTGGTAGGCCTGGCCTCGTCGGGCCTGCATTCCAACGGGTTCTCGCTGGTGCGCCGGGTGCTGGCTGCATCGGGGGCCGACCTGGCGGCTCCGGTTCCCTGGGAGCAGGCGCCAGCGCGGAGCCTGGGCGAGGCGCTCACCGAACCGACACGCATTTACGTAAAGCCGGTCAGGGCGCTGGCGTCGGCCGTGGACGTGCACGCCCTTGCCCACATCACCGGCGGAGGGATGCCGGACAACCTGGCCCGCGTGCTGCCCCCGGGCACCCGGGCGGTGGTTCACCGCGGCCGGTGGCCGGAGCCGCCGGTGTTCGGCTGGGTCCAGGGGACGGGCGGGATCGGCACCGAGGAAATGTTCCGGGTGTTCAACATGGGGATCGGGATGGTCGCCGCCGTAAGGGCCGCGGACGCCGAGGCGGCGGTGGCCATCCTGCAGGCCGCCGGCCAGGCGGCGTGGATTATCGGCACCGTCGAGGAAGTCGGGGCCGTGGAGGCCCGGCTGGCGGCCATGCCCTCGCCTTTCGGTAGCGCAGCCCCCGAGCGCGGGGTGCCTGCCCGCCGCCTGCGGTTCGGCCCCTCGGCCAAGCGCCCGTCGCCCGGAGGGTGGGTCGAAATTGTGGAGGGTTGA
- the purN gene encoding phosphoribosylglycinamide formyltransferase translates to MWRVDAGRDVSPAAPLRLGVLASGRGTNLQAILDACRRGELPARVVLVLSDRPNAPALERARLAGVPAEHVSPRHFPDREAFDLHVAGRLEAAGVELVCLAGFMRILSPAFVERFRHRILNVHPSLLPAFPGKEAQRQALEYGVKVAGCTVHLVDEGVDSGPIVLQAAVAVHEDDTEESLSARILEHEHRLYVEVIRLFAERRLALDGRRVRILPPPLPRQAPAAGVARPRVVSDVPDTHPEVPA, encoded by the coding sequence TTGTGGAGGGTTGACGCGGGCCGGGACGTGTCGCCGGCGGCTCCCCTGCGGCTCGGGGTGCTGGCCTCGGGACGCGGCACGAACCTGCAGGCCATCCTGGACGCCTGCCGGCGGGGCGAACTTCCGGCGCGGGTCGTGCTGGTCTTGTCGGACCGCCCCAATGCCCCCGCACTCGAACGGGCGCGCCTGGCAGGCGTGCCCGCGGAGCATGTGAGCCCGCGTCACTTCCCGGACAGGGAGGCCTTTGACCTCCACGTGGCCGGCCGGCTGGAGGCGGCGGGCGTAGAGCTGGTGTGCCTCGCCGGGTTCATGCGCATCCTGAGCCCGGCGTTCGTCGAGCGGTTCCGGCACCGGATCCTGAATGTTCATCCATCGCTCCTGCCGGCCTTTCCGGGCAAGGAGGCCCAGCGCCAGGCGCTCGAATACGGCGTGAAGGTGGCGGGGTGCACGGTGCATCTGGTGGACGAGGGCGTGGACAGCGGGCCCATCGTGCTGCAGGCCGCGGTGGCCGTCCACGAGGACGACACCGAGGAGAGCCTGAGTGCCCGCATCCTGGAGCATGAGCACCGCCTGTACGTGGAGGTCATTCGCCTCTTTGCCGAGCGCCGCCTTGCCCTTGACGGGCGGCGGGTCCGCATCCTTCCTCCCCCGCTGCCGCGCCAGGCACCTGCCGCCGGGGTGGCCCGGCCCAGAGTCGTCTCCGATGTACCCGACACGCACCCGGAGGTGCCGGCGTGA
- the purD gene encoding phosphoribosylamine--glycine ligase, translating into MPARPRPAAGGRPPTGQRLPPALVVGSGGREHALAWALERSGRFSRVWVAPGNGGTPHNVPVELADPGAVDSLIAFAREQDVGLVVIGPEAPLAAGMADRLREAGLFVVGPSRAAARIESSKAFAKVLMDRAGVPTAPFRIFSEPERALAYVRKADRPLVVKADGLAAGKGALVCDTARQAAEAVESLMVRRSLGDAGRTVVIEERLQGSELSIMVITDGERAVALPPARDYKRLLDGDAGPNTGGMGAVAPVRLAGARANAGGGAAEDPEAHVSLEDVLSRIVYPTLQALAAAGSRFTGILYAGLMLTPQGPFVLEFNCRAGDPETQAQVPLVDPESLAEALMAAAGVPGFRLPDGPHALWPRAGESEAEVRHAVCVVLACAGYPAKSRTGDVIERMPPEDSGEQPRSLVFHAGSRARPDGWIETAGGRVLNVVGLGASRAEARRRAYETAARVHFAGMQYRTDIGK; encoded by the coding sequence TTGCCGGCACGGCCGCGGCCGGCGGCAGGCGGGCGGCCGCCGACCGGGCAGCGATTGCCGCCTGCCCTCGTGGTCGGAAGCGGCGGCCGCGAGCACGCTCTGGCGTGGGCCCTCGAGCGAAGCGGGCGCTTCAGCCGCGTCTGGGTGGCGCCCGGCAACGGGGGGACGCCCCACAACGTACCGGTCGAGCTGGCCGACCCCGGCGCCGTCGATTCCCTCATCGCCTTCGCCCGGGAACAGGACGTGGGCCTCGTCGTGATCGGCCCGGAGGCGCCGCTGGCCGCCGGGATGGCAGACCGCCTGCGGGAGGCGGGGCTGTTCGTGGTGGGGCCGTCTCGAGCCGCGGCGCGCATCGAGTCATCCAAGGCGTTCGCCAAGGTCCTGATGGACCGCGCCGGCGTCCCGACCGCCCCGTTCCGCATTTTCTCAGAGCCGGAGCGGGCGCTGGCGTACGTCCGTAAGGCCGACCGGCCGCTGGTGGTGAAGGCGGACGGGCTCGCCGCCGGGAAGGGCGCGTTAGTCTGCGACACGGCTCGGCAGGCCGCCGAAGCCGTGGAGTCGCTGATGGTGAGGCGGAGCCTGGGCGACGCCGGGCGCACTGTCGTTATCGAGGAGCGCCTTCAGGGCTCCGAACTCTCCATCATGGTCATCACCGACGGCGAACGGGCCGTGGCGCTCCCCCCCGCCCGCGACTACAAGCGCCTCCTGGACGGCGACGCCGGGCCGAACACGGGGGGCATGGGCGCCGTCGCCCCCGTGCGGCTCGCGGGTGCCCGCGCGAACGCCGGCGGCGGCGCCGCCGAGGACCCTGAGGCGCACGTCAGCCTTGAAGACGTCCTCTCCCGCATCGTTTACCCGACGCTGCAGGCCCTGGCAGCGGCAGGGTCGCGCTTTACCGGGATCCTTTACGCCGGACTCATGCTGACGCCGCAGGGCCCGTTCGTGCTGGAGTTCAACTGCAGGGCCGGCGACCCGGAGACCCAGGCCCAGGTGCCGCTGGTTGACCCCGAGAGCCTGGCCGAGGCGCTGATGGCCGCTGCTGGAGTTCCCGGCTTCCGGCTGCCTGATGGCCCCCATGCCCTGTGGCCGCGAGCGGGCGAATCGGAAGCGGAGGTTCGCCACGCAGTCTGCGTCGTGCTGGCTTGCGCCGGGTACCCCGCCAAGTCGCGTACGGGCGATGTGATTGAACGAATGCCGCCGGAGGACTCCGGGGAACAGCCCCGCAGCCTGGTCTTTCACGCCGGAAGTCGCGCAAGACCCGACGGCTGGATTGAGACCGCCGGCGGACGAGTCCTCAACGTCGTCGGGCTGGGAGCCTCCCGCGCAGAGGCTCGCCGCCGCGCCTACGAAACGGCGGCGCGCGTCCACTTCGCCGGGATGCAGTACCGCACCGACATCGGCAAGTAA
- a CDS encoding ATP-binding protein codes for MAPDVSRAFVDREYELNLLEEQYRTPGASLFILYGRRRVGKTELLRRFAGEKRHIFLVADQAPPAVHLGEFSRRTWALVHGEAPETFSFPSWDAVFRFVGQTAAAEPLLIILDEVPYLVEGDKSLLSVLQRLWDETLRHTRLKLVLCGSLVSFMERELLGHKSPLFGRRTGQYQLEPMTFRQTAGFFPAREAAWRIGAYAVVGGMPAYLSLFVGEDDLESGLVRHVLRKGGVLFDEPRFVLIQELREPAYYFALLAAIATGKTRLNEITKAAHRPDRGAASRDLDILRAMGLVEREVPATEPAPERSRRGTYRLKDNFLRFWFRFVYPYRTELETAGPELVLERFIRPRLNEFVGQAFEEIARQHLRELARQGNLPFLPSRIGRWWNRTTEIDVVALNPEDGQLLVGEAKWWAAPVGLNVLAELEQKARDLIAHSSGLWKRPPAVHYALFSRSGFTPELQERACKERVLLVGLGDL; via the coding sequence ATGGCCCCGGACGTTTCGCGGGCCTTCGTTGATCGCGAATACGAACTCAACCTGCTCGAGGAGCAGTACCGAACGCCCGGTGCCTCCCTTTTTATCCTTTACGGCCGCCGGCGCGTGGGCAAGACCGAACTGCTGCGCCGCTTCGCAGGCGAAAAGAGGCATATCTTCCTCGTCGCCGACCAGGCGCCTCCGGCCGTACACCTTGGGGAGTTCTCGCGACGAACCTGGGCGCTGGTTCACGGCGAGGCGCCGGAGACCTTCAGCTTCCCTTCGTGGGACGCCGTGTTCCGATTCGTTGGACAGACGGCCGCTGCTGAGCCTCTTCTCATCATCCTCGACGAGGTTCCTTACCTGGTCGAGGGCGACAAGTCCCTGCTTTCCGTTCTCCAGCGACTGTGGGACGAGACACTCCGGCACACCCGCCTGAAGCTCGTCCTCTGTGGGTCGCTCGTCAGCTTCATGGAACGAGAACTCCTGGGGCACAAAAGCCCCCTTTTCGGCCGCCGGACGGGCCAGTACCAACTGGAGCCCATGACATTCCGCCAGACCGCGGGCTTCTTTCCAGCCCGGGAGGCGGCCTGGCGGATCGGTGCGTACGCCGTTGTGGGCGGCATGCCCGCCTATCTGAGCCTGTTTGTCGGTGAGGACGACCTGGAATCCGGCCTGGTGCGCCACGTGCTGCGGAAGGGCGGCGTGCTGTTCGACGAGCCGCGCTTCGTTCTCATTCAGGAGTTGCGGGAGCCGGCCTATTACTTTGCCTTGCTCGCCGCCATCGCCACCGGGAAAACCCGCCTCAACGAAATCACGAAGGCGGCCCACCGACCGGATCGCGGCGCAGCTTCCCGGGACCTCGATATCCTGCGCGCCATGGGCCTGGTGGAGCGCGAAGTGCCGGCCACGGAACCGGCGCCCGAACGGAGCCGCCGGGGTACCTACCGGCTGAAGGACAACTTCCTGCGCTTCTGGTTCCGGTTCGTCTATCCTTACCGGACGGAACTGGAAACGGCGGGCCCGGAACTGGTGCTGGAGCGGTTCATCCGCCCGAGGCTGAACGAGTTTGTGGGGCAGGCGTTCGAGGAGATCGCGCGCCAGCATCTGCGGGAGCTGGCGCGCCAGGGCAACTTGCCGTTCCTCCCGTCCCGTATCGGCCGCTGGTGGAACCGAACCACCGAGATCGACGTCGTCGCGTTGAACCCGGAAGACGGCCAACTCCTGGTCGGCGAAGCCAAATGGTGGGCGGCCCCGGTGGGACTCAACGTGCTGGCCGAGCTTGAGCAAAAGGCCCGGGACCTGATCGCCCACTCTTCCGGCCTCTGGAAGCGACCGCCGGCCGTCCATTACGCTCTTTTCAGCCGCTCCGGCTTCACGCCGGAACTGCAAGAGCGCGCTTGCAAAGAACGTGTCTTGCTCGTCGGCCTCGGCGACCTGTGA